The following proteins come from a genomic window of Trifolium pratense cultivar HEN17-A07 linkage group LG4, ARS_RC_1.1, whole genome shotgun sequence:
- the LOC123923349 gene encoding SKP1-like protein 1A: MSSSTKKITLKCRDGETFEIDEVVALESQTIKHMIEDDCADSGIPLPNVDGKILAKVIEYCKKHVQGASSEEEKPISNDDLKAWDDDFVKVDQCTLFELILAANYLDIKSLLDCLCQAAADMIKDKTPEEVRKIFNIENDFHPEEEAEVRRENQWAFD; encoded by the coding sequence ATGTCATCATCAACGAAGAAGATCACCCTGAAGTGTCGTGATGGTGAAACATTTGAGATCGACGAGGTGGTTGCGTTGGAATCACAAACAATCAAGCATATGATCGAGGACGATTGTGCTGACAGTGGAATCCCTCTTCCGAATGTAGACGGCAAGATTTTGGCGAAGGTTATTGAATATTGCAAAAAACATGTTCAAGGTGCCAGTTCTGAAGAAGAAAAACCTATTAGTAACGATGATCTTAAAGCATGGGACGATGATTTCGTCAAAGTTGATCAGTGTACACTCTTCGAACTCATTCTGGCTGCAAATTATTTGGACATCAAGAGTTTGTTGGATTGTTTATGTCAGGCTGCAGCAGACATGATCAAGGATAAGACACCGGAGGAGGTTCGCAAGATTTTCAACATAGAGAATGACTTCCATCCGGAGGAAGAGGCGGAAGTTCGTCGGGAAAATCAATGGGCTTTTGATTGA